The stretch of DNA CCATGCCCTGCCGTCGGGGATATCAGACAGATCATACCCGAACAGCTTTGTGAACCTGGCGTTGATATAGGTAAAACGACCCTCCTTATCGACGAGAGCCATCCCGAAGGGGGCATTGTCCGAGAGGGTTTTTAGTTTCTCTCTCCCCCCGATGATCTCTTCCTCGGCCTGCCTGCGGGTGGTTATGTCCTCCACGGTTCCTGCATAGTACATGACCGTGCCTTTATTATCCCTTACCGCATGGGCACTTATGGATGCCCATACAGTGTTTCCGTCTTTGTTGAGGAGTTGTACCTCAAGCCCTTTGATGACCCCTTCCGCTTCAAGGGTGTTTTTGTATGTTTCGCGATCTTCCGGATTCACATAATGCTGTCTGCCGATATCAGTGATCTGCTCCATGTATTCCTGCGGGGAGTCATATTTGAAGAGCTTTGCCAGGGCAGGATTTGCGGAGATGAATCTTCCCTCCGATGTGGTCTGGAAGATGCCTTCTACAGCATTATCAAAGAGGGAGCGGTACTTTTCTTCGCTCTCCCGCAGTGCCTCCTCCACCTGCTTGCGGCCTGATTCCGATTGTTCCAGCTCTTTGATTCTCTGTTTTAAGAAGGATATCTCTTCGATCAATTCCGGATTTGTCTTTGATGTATCTTTCATCTGGCTCTCCTGTGGTGATAAATAGTGCGAGATATATCACAGGATATTAAGGATATTACAGGATATCCATTGAGGTGTCAAATGGTAATGGATAAATCCAAGCAGGAACACAATGTGAAGATAAGTATTTGGAGCCCGGGCAGCATTGTTTCTTTTACCACCTACTTTTCCAATACCTCCCGGATCTTCCTGGAAATATGGGCTATACTGAAAGGCTTCTGGATAAATCCGTGGCATCCTTTATTCATAATCTGCTGTGCCTGACCGTTCAGGCTGTAGCCGCTGCTGAGGATTATCCTCGCTGAAGGGTTCAGTTCCCTGATACGGTCAAAGGTTTCATTCCCCGAAAGTCCCGGCATGATCATGTCAAGGATTATAAGGGAGATATCGTCTTTCTTTTCTTTATAAAAAGCGATTGCCTCCTGTCCACTTCTCATGCCATGTACGGTATACCCGAAAGATTCAAGGATCTCTTTGCTCACTGCAAGGACACTCGGCTCATCATCCACAAGGAGAATGGTTTCGGTACCCCTGAGTACATCCGGGGCGGCGGGTTTCTCTTCAAGGGCCTTTTTCTCTGATGCAGGAAGGTAGAGGGTAAAGGTGGTACCGTGGCCGGGTTCACCGTAGACATTGATGAAGCCCTTATGCCCCTTCATGATTCCGTAGGCCATGGCAAGCCCCAATCCCGTTCCTCGCCCCATTTCCTTTGTAGTAAAGAAAGGGTCAAAGATTCGCTTTCTTGTCTTTTCGTCCATGCCTACGCCGGTATCAGTGACGGAGATCTTGACGTAATTCCCGGAAGGCACACCATGGAGCGCTGTATAGTTCTCATCAAGAGTAACGTTTTTGGTCTCAAGGTAGAGTTCTCCCCCCGTGGGCATGGCATGCCAGGCATTCACATAGAGGTTGAGGAGGACCTGCTCGATTTGGCCCTGATCCGCTTCAACCGCCGCGAGATCCTTCTCGTATTTTCCGTGGATGGTAAGCTCTTTCTTTGTTCTGCCGAACATGGAAGAGCTCTTCCTGAGGATATTGTTTATGTTTAGAGACGGCATCTCGTACCTGCCGCCTCGGGCAAAGCCCAGGAGCTGCTTTGTGAGATCCGCAGCACTCTGGACCTGTTCCTCGATCCGTTTGAGCCGCTCATAGTTGGGGTGGGATGTATCGAGTTCCAACATCATAATGGAAGCGTACCCCTGAATCCCCATGAGGAGGTTGTTGAAGTCATGGGCAATGCCTCCGGCAAGGGTGCCGATTGCTTCCATCTTCTGGGACTGGATAAGCTGGGCCTCAAGACGTTTACGCTCGGTGATATCGTTACCGACGCACAGAATCTCGCTGACATCACCGTTCTGGTCAAAGATCGGTTTATTGGTCCAGGCAATCCAGACGCGTTCCCCGTTGCTACGCATGTTCTCATTTTCATTGGTGACATACATATCGGGGTTGCGGCCGATATCGGCTATCATGGCAACAAGATCACGACCGGTGGTCTCTTGTTCCGGTACAATCGTACCGACAACGTTCCGCCCGATGATGTCTTCTTTCAGGAATCCGAAAAATCGCTGTGCGAATTCGTTGAAGAAAGTTATCCGACCTTCCTTGTCCATTCGCAGGATAATGCTGTTTGCATTTTCCACCAGTTCCCGATATTTCTCTTCGCTTTCCTGCAGTGCCTCGGTCTTTTTGATATTCAGAGCTATCTCCTCCTCCAATCTCATGGTCCTCTCACGGACCTTCTTGCGGAGGGTACGGTTCCATACAATCAGGAACAATACAATAACAATGAGGGCCCCCAGGCCTGTTCCAATATGGCGAAGGTAGGGATGAAATACACTCGTTTCGGTACCGAACCACTTGCGGTTAATGGCCTGGTACTCGCTTTCGGAAATCTGCGAAAACCCTTCTTCTACTGATTTCAAAATAGCCGTATTGCCCTTCTTAACAGCCCGATGGAACTCCCCTGTATATAAGGGTGCCGAGTAACGGAACTGATCCAGAATACCCATTTTGTAAAGAAAGTAGAGGGCTGGAGGGTTGTCAATAACGGTTACCATTACTTTTTGCTCTTTTGCGGCCCTGATGATAGCCTCATAGGAAGGGTACTCCTGAAAGAGGCTGATCCCTTTTCCCCTTAGATGATCAATCGCATTGTCGCCGCTCTTGACAGCGACGACAAAGCCCTGAAGTGAATCTGCATCGGAAATACCGGAGATGTTCTTATGGAAAAATATCGAGACATCTAATTTTGCGTAGGGTTTTGTGAAGTCGTATATTTGTGCGCGACGTTCATTGAAGAAAATGGTGTCGATCACGTCGAACTCTCCCGCCCCCATACGGCTCAGAGCCTTACCCCAATCCATACCGGAAATGTCTGCTTTAATGCCTGTTTTCAGTTCCCATAATCGCCACTGGTCTATCAGGATGCCCTGCAGGTTTCCTTTACCGTCAAGGAAGACGTAGGGCGGGTAGTTGTTGTCCATGACGACTTTAATTGTTTTGGGAGGATTTTTCGGGTCTGACGGTGAGGCTGCATCGGCATACAAACATCCGACCGCGACCAGCAAGAAAATAAACAATAAGCGGATATATCTGTTCATATGCCGGATCATGAGATGCTTCCCCTTGACTTTTTAAGGGTATTTTTCTGCCAATCTACCTTATGAGGTTGTGTTCAGTGTCATCGGACAGCCTCCAAAAATTGTATGCCTGTTGGTAAAATAAGTATGTGATCCAACAGACATGCCTAAGGGAACAGTATAAAAGAGGGTTTAAACCGTGTCAATAATTATTAACAAGATGAACTGTTATGTATTGGAGGGTAGGGTTAACAGAGTCAGGGTTGAAACCTTGCATAATAAAGATATCTTCCAGGTCATTGACTCCATTATAAAATGTTGCGTGTTTTGCGCTCCAGGTGCCATTATCCCATCCCCATACAACTTTCCATTTATCTCCTATACTCGATAATGCTATCGTAACGCTTGTATTATCTGCCCCTTTATGCCCGAAAAAATTGTTGGCTTTAATCTTCTTACCGTACATATAACAGTTTAATGCCTTCACTTAGAGGGTTTGGCAGTCTGGAACCATTTCTTTGATTTTGGGGTTTCCGGTGCACGTCCGGCCAGAGCCGTCATCATGCTCAGGGTCGGCAACTGGAAGGAGAGTGCACCGTGGTTGTGCAGTTTTGTTGCAGCAATTCTTTCATTCAGGCAAGATGTAGCATGTATCACACCGAAATAGGAAGTATTTAAGGTTGGAAATGTCTTTGGCGGGTAGCTGAACATTATTCGCCTTGAAAGGAGGTCCTATAGGACGACACGAGGATCACGAAAAGCTTTAAAACAGTGATTGAGGGTCCACAGGCTCTTTCCGTGATCTCGGACTGATTCCTGCAAATAGGTTGTGTTCATTTTTTTGTCAATATTGCGAGCATACCTATTGTCAGAAATGAGGGCGAATTGATTGTTCCCTACAGCATCGGGATGGGAACAAGACCGGCGTTTTTGGTATCCTTCTGAACGGCGCTAACGATTGAGGTTAGTATATTAGAGCTAAACCTGGATTTCCATAAAATGTTAGACATTTAAGCAATTATATTATAGAGTTATTCTGTCGGGTTGGGGTTGAGGATAAAATCACAGATAACCTTTTATCTTACTATTGAAAAAAATTATACTTTGGAATCTTAAAAGGAAGCAAATGGAGAAAGGCAAGATCATTGTTGTCGAGGACGAAGAGAGCATCTTGATGATGCTAACCGAGTTTTTACGAAACAACGATTACACGGTAGATCCTTTTCTGGAAAGTAAAGAGGCATTATCTGCACTGAAGAACAATAATTACCAAGTTTTGATTACAGATCTCACCATGCCCAAGGTAGATGGTCTGCAGTTAATAAATTATATTCAAAAAGAATATCTCGATACTATAGGCATCGTCATGACCGGGTACGGAAGCCTTGAAACCGCTATAAGCGCCATGAGACTCGGTGCTTTTGATTATATCCTGAAACCCTTTAAGTTC from Pseudomonadota bacterium encodes:
- a CDS encoding transporter substrate-binding domain-containing protein, whose product is MNRYIRLLFIFLLVAVGCLYADAASPSDPKNPPKTIKVVMDNNYPPYVFLDGKGNLQGILIDQWRLWELKTGIKADISGMDWGKALSRMGAGEFDVIDTIFFNERRAQIYDFTKPYAKLDVSIFFHKNISGISDADSLQGFVVAVKSGDNAIDHLRGKGISLFQEYPSYEAIIRAAKEQKVMVTVIDNPPALYFLYKMGILDQFRYSAPLYTGEFHRAVKKGNTAILKSVEEGFSQISESEYQAINRKWFGTETSVFHPYLRHIGTGLGALIVIVLFLIVWNRTLRKKVRERTMRLEEEIALNIKKTEALQESEEKYRELVENANSIILRMDKEGRITFFNEFAQRFFGFLKEDIIGRNVVGTIVPEQETTGRDLVAMIADIGRNPDMYVTNENENMRSNGERVWIAWTNKPIFDQNGDVSEILCVGNDITERKRLEAQLIQSQKMEAIGTLAGGIAHDFNNLLMGIQGYASIMMLELDTSHPNYERLKRIEEQVQSAADLTKQLLGFARGGRYEMPSLNINNILRKSSSMFGRTKKELTIHGKYEKDLAAVEADQGQIEQVLLNLYVNAWHAMPTGGELYLETKNVTLDENYTALHGVPSGNYVKISVTDTGVGMDEKTRKRIFDPFFTTKEMGRGTGLGLAMAYGIMKGHKGFINVYGEPGHGTTFTLYLPASEKKALEEKPAAPDVLRGTETILLVDDEPSVLAVSKEILESFGYTVHGMRSGQEAIAFYKEKKDDISLIILDMIMPGLSGNETFDRIRELNPSARIILSSGYSLNGQAQQIMNKGCHGFIQKPFSIAHISRKIREVLEK
- a CDS encoding PAS domain S-box protein — protein: MKDTSKTNPELIEEISFLKQRIKELEQSESGRKQVEEALRESEEKYRSLFDNAVEGIFQTTSEGRFISANPALAKLFKYDSPQEYMEQITDIGRQHYVNPEDRETYKNTLEAEGVIKGLEVQLLNKDGNTVWASISAHAVRDNKGTVMYYAGTVEDITTRRQAEEEIIGGREKLKTLSDNAPFGMALVDKEGRFTYINARFTKLFGYDLSDIPDGRAW